The Rhizobium oryzihabitans genomic sequence ACAACTCCAACTACGCCCTGGCGAAGCTGCGCGTGTATATTCAGACGCAGGATCTCGCGAAGGACGGCCGTTTGCCGACGGAGCGGGCCTTTGCGGAAACCTTCAATGTCGGCCGTCGTGCGGTTCGCCGGGCACTTGAGGTTCTGGAGGCTGAAGGGCTGATCTGGCGGCGTCAGGGGCGGGGACCTTTGTGGGTGAAAAACCGGATGATTGGTCCGCTCAGGTCACCGAACTGGTCGCCGGCACCGACATCATGGAAATCATGGAGGTGCGTCTGCGCATTGAGCCGCAACTGGCGCAGCTTGCGGCCATGCGCGCCAAGCCCGCCGAGGTGGAGCGTATGCGCGCCCTCGTCCAGAAGACCGGCCAGAGCACGGATGCCGACGCCAAGGAATTATGGGATGGTTCGCTGCACCGTCAGATCGCCCAGAGCGCCGGCAACAGGCTCTTCCTGTCGATTTTTGACGTCGTCAACCGCATTCGCCAGGACGATGCCTGGCAGTCGATACGAGAACTTGCCCGCCGTACCGGCACGAATGGCAGGGCTTCTTTCGAGCAGCATATGGCCATCGTTGACGCCATAGCCGACCGCGATCCAGCCAGAGCCGGAGAAGCGATGCGCCAGCATCTTCTCATGCATCAGGAGAGGCTGATCCGCGCCACGTCGCTTGGGTTTCAGGACGAGAAGGCCGCAGAAGACAGCGCGCCCCAAAGCCCAGACGAAGCCGACCAACCGCTTACGCCGGCCTCATAGGCCGCGGACCAAAACCTGTCGGTTTCGGCCGGCCAATGACAAAAACAACGAAAAAACAAAGACAACCAGACCAGAGGATGGAACATGAAGAAGATATACACATTGACTGCGGCCCTGTTGGCCAGTGCGTTCCTGACGGCACCGGCGATGGCCTCCGAATTGCGCATCGGCCTCAACGATGACGCGGATGTACTTGATCCCGCGCAATCGCGCACCTTCGTCGGCCGTATCGTTTACACCGCCATGTGCGACAAGCTGGTCGACATTTCCCAGGACATGAAGATCGTTCCCCAGCTTGCCACAGAATGGGCCTGGTCCGAAGGCGGCAAGGTGCTGACGATGAAGATCCGCGACGGTGTGAAGTTCCACGATGGCGAGACGCTGGATGCAGCCGCTGTCGTCGCCACCATCGAGCGCAACATGACCCTGCCGGAATCCCGCCGCAAGAGCGAGCTTTCTTCGGTCGAGAAGGTTGAGGCCACCGGGCCGCTGGAGGTCAAGTTCACGCTGAAGACGCCTGACGTTACGCTGCTTGCCCAGCTTTCCGACCGCGCCGGCATGATCGTCGCGCCGAAGGCGGCCAAGGAACTGGGCGCGAATTTCGGCTCCAAGCCGGTCTGCGCCGGACCGTTCAAATTTGTCGAGCGCATCCAGCAGGACCGTATCGTGCTCGAAAAATTCGCCGATTATTGGGACAAGGACAAGATCAAGGTCGACAAAATCGTCTATCTGCCGATCCCCGATACCACGGTGAAGCTTGCAAACCTGCGCTCGGGCGATCTTGATATTGCCGAGCGCATCTCGGCATCGGACGCGGAATCCGTGAAGAACGACGCCAACCTGACCTATGCCGACGTGATTGGTCCGGGTTACATGGCCATGTATGTCAACATCAATAATGGTCCGCGTGCGGATAATCCGCTCGGCAAGGACAAGCGCCTGCGTCAGGCTTTCTCTTACGCGATTGACCGCGAAGCGATCGGCCAGATCGTCTTTGAGGGCACTTCCAAGGCCGGCAATCAGTCGTTCCCGCCCACAAGCCCCTGGTTCAACCAGAACCTGGCCGTGCCGCCCCGCGATATCGACAAGGCCAAGCAGCTGATGAAGGAGGCGGGCTACGAGACGCTCGACGTCGAACTTCAGCACGCCAACAACACCACGCAGACGCAGATGATGCAGGTGATCCAGTCCATGGTGGCGGAAGCCGGTTTCAACGTGACCCTGAAGGCCACGGAGTTCGCGACGCTGCTTTCCGAACAGACCGCCGGCAACTACCAGCTCAGCCGTTCCGACTGGTCCGGTCGTATCGATCCCGATGGCAATCTTCACCAGTTTGTCACCTGCAAGGGCGGCATCAACGATGTGAAATATTGCAATCCTGAAGTCGACAAGCTGCTGAATGAAGCACGCGCCTCGACTGAGGATGCGGTCCGCAAGGAAAAATACGATGCGGCAAGCGTCATCCTCAACGATGACATGCCAATCATCTATCTCGGCCACCAGCCCTATGCCTATGCCATCTCCAAGAAGGTCAAGGGCTGGGAGCCATCGCCTGATGGCATGATCCGCCTTCTCGGTGTGAGCAAGGACTAAGCGCTTCAAATCCGCCGCACGGCTTGCCGTGCGGCCCTCCAGAACGTGTACGAACGGGGGCAATGCCATGCCTGTCTACATCGGCAAGCGACTGCTTGTCGCGATCCCGACGCTTTTGATCATCTCCATCTTCGTCTTCTCGCTGCAGAAACTGCTGCCCGGAGATCCGGTTCTCGCCATGGCGGGTGAGGAGCGAGACCCCGCGACGATCGAATTCCTGCGGGAGAAATATCGACTGAACGACCCGGTGCCGCTCCAGTACATCAACTGGCTGGGTGGCGTGGTGACCGGCGATTTCGGTATTTCGCTGCGGACCAATCAGCCCGTGCTGGAACTGATAGGCCAGAAGCTGCCGGTCACCATTCAGCTCGCGGTCATGGCGATGTTCTTCGCGATGGTCATCGGCATTCCGATCGGCATTCTGGCCGCTGTCAAGAAAAACACATGGATCGATTACACGGCCAATATCGTGGCGCTTTCCGGCCTGTCGATCCCGAATTTCTGGCTCGGCATCATGCTGATCCTGCTGGTGTCGGTCAAACTAGGCTGGCTGCCGGCATCCGGTTATGAATCGATCTTCGTCGACCCCGTCCGCTCCATCGAAACCATGATCATGCCCGCCTTCGTGCTGGGCAATGCGCTTGCGGCAACATTGATGCGTCATACGCGTTCGGCAATGGTCGCGGTGCTGAGCTCGGACTATATCCGCACCGCTCGCGCCAAGGGTCTTTCGCCGCGTGAAATCATCCTGTCGCACAGTTTTCGCAACGCGCTTCTGCCCGTCATCACGCTGCTGGCACTGCTTTTCGGTGAGTTGCTGGCCGGTGCGGTTCTGACGGAGCAGATCTTCACCATTCCCGGCTTCGGCAAGATGACCGTCGATGCGGTCTTCACCCGCGATTACGCCGTCGTCCAGGGCATCGTGCTCTGCACCGCGGTCGGCTTCATCCTCATGAACCTGCTGGCGGACATCGCTTATGTCCTGCTTAACCCTCGCCTCAGGGCGACGATCTGAGGCCCGATATCATGACCGCTCTCGACCAAAACCTGTCCGTACCGGTGCCGAGGCAGGAAAGCCGCGCCTGGAAGAAAATGAAGCGCAACAAATCGGCGCTGGCCGGTCTGATTATCGTGCTTTTCTTCACGGTGCTTGCCGTTGCAGCACCCATCCTGCCGATTGCTGACCCGATTGCGACCAGCTGGTCGGCCATCCGCAAGGCGCCGTCCGCCGCCCATTGGCTTGGCACCGATGACCTCGGCCGCGACATTCTCTCGCGCATGATCTATGGCGCCCGCGCCTCTCTGATGGCCGGCGTCGTTTCCGTCATGATCGCGGTGGTCATCGGCGTGCCGTTCGGGCTGATTTCAGGTTATTTCGGCGGCTGGGTGGATATGGTCATATCGCGCATCACCGAAGCGCTGCTGGCCATGCCTTTCCTCATCATGGCGATTGCCCTTGCCGCCTTCCTCGGCCCGAGCCTTACCAATGCGATGATCGCCATCGGGCTTTCCGCCATGCCGATTTTCGTGCGGCTGACCCGCGGCCAGGTGCTGGCGGTCAAGATGGAAGACTATGTCGAGGGGGCAAGGTCGATTGGCCTCAACCACTTCGACATCATGACGCGCTACATTCTGCCGAATGTCTTTGCCCCCATCATCGTGCAGGCAACCTTGACGGTTGCGACCGCCATCATCGCGGAAGCGAGCCTTTCCTTCCTCGGCCTTGGCCAGCAGGCACCGGCGCCGTCGTGGGGTTCGATGCTGAACACGGCAAAAAATTTCCTGAGTCAGGCGCCATGGATGACGATGTGGCCCGGCATTGCAATTTTCCTCGTCGTCATAGGCTTCAATCTCCTCGGCGACGGCCTGCGTGACGCGCTCGATCCGCGCGAAGCATGATTTCTCATAAGGAACTGACTGAATGACCGAATTCACCACACGCCCCGAAATTCTCGGCACATTCGGCGTCGTCACGTCGACGCACTGGATCGCATCGTCGGTGGGCATGGCAATCCTCGAAAAGGGGGGCAATGCCTTCGACGCGGCGGTCGCCACCGGCTTCGTGCTACAGATCGTCGAACCGCATCTCTGCGGTCCGGGCGGCGACATGCCTGCGGTCTTTTATTCGAAGAAGAAGGACAAGGTCGAAGTCATCTGCGCGCAGGGTCCTGCTCCGAGCGGCGCGACGATCGAACATTATACATCCGAGGGGCTGAAGCTGATCCCCGGCGACGGGCTGCTCGCAACCGTCATTCCCGGAGCCTTCGACGGCTGGATGCTGATGCTGCGCGACTACGGCACGATGAGCGTCCGCGAGGTGCTGGAGCCCGCCATCTATTATGCCGAATACGGACATCCGACCCTGCCGCGCGTTTCTGCCACCATCAAGGGGCTTGCGGAATTCTTCGAGAAGGAATGGCCGACATCCTACGAGACCTGGCTGCCGGGCGGTGCCGCACCCGAACCGCATGCCCTTTTCCGGAACCCGGTTCTTGCGGAAACCTACAAGCGGATCGTCACTGAATCCGAAGCGCGTTCGGGTCGCGAGAACCAGATCGAAGCGGCGCGTGATGCCTTCTACCGGGGTTTCGTAGCGGAAGCTATCGACACATACGTAAAGACCGCCGAAGTCATGGATGCAAGCGGCACCAGGCACAGGGGCGTGCTGACGGCGCAGGACATGGCGGACTGGAGCGCGACCATCGAGGCGCCGCAGACGCTCGATTATCATGACTGGACGATTGCCAAGACGCCCGCATGGGGGCAGGGACCGGTTCTGTTGCAGTCGCTCGCCCTCTTGAAAGGCTTCGATCTCGCGGCCATGGACCCGTCCGGTCCCGATTTCATCCACACGATTGTTGAAGCCATGAAGCTCGCCTTTGCCGACCGTGAGGTCTATTACGGCGATCCGGAATTCGGCCAGATTCCGACGGAATATCTTCTCTCCGAGGGCTACAATGCCGGGCGTCGTAAACTGATCGGCAGCGAGGCATCGCTCGAGCTGCGTCCCGGCACCGTACCGGGTTACGAAAAGCAGGTGGATGCCACCATGGCGATGCTGGCCGAGATGAGCGGCAAGGGCGCGGTTTACGAACCGACCATGTCGCATCTGACGGAAAAGCGCGGTGATACGGTGCATATCGACGTCATCGACCGCTGGGGCAACATGGTTTCCACCACGCCGTCGGGCGGCTGGCTGCAATCCTCGCCCATCGTGCCGGGCCTTGGTTTCGCGCTCAATTCCCGCGCCCAGATGTTCTGGCTGAAGGAAGGCCTGCCGACTTCGCTTGCTCCGGGAAAACGCCCGCGCACGACGCTGACGCCATCGCTTGCGCTGCATCAGGGACGTCCTTCCATGGTCTTCGGCACGCCGGGCGGCGACCAGCAGGACCAATGGCAGCTGCCTTTCTTCCTGCGATATGCGCATCACGGCAAGAACCTGCAGGCGGCCATCGACATGCCGCTTTTCCACACTTCGCATTTTCCGGGCTCGTTTTATCCGCGCACCAGCTCGCCGGGCGAAATCATGGTGGAAAGCACAGCGGGTGACATCACGCTGCAGGAGCTTCGCCGCCGTGGCCACAAGGTCACCGTTGCCGATGCCTGGTCGGTAGGGCGCCTGACCGCCGCGCGACGGGATGCCGACGGCCTGCTGCGGGCCGCGGCAACGCCGCGACTGATGCAGGCCTATGCGGTGGGGCGATAAAACCATGAAGACGACACCTGTCCTCTCCGTTCGAAACCTGACCATCTCTTTCCTTGTCGATGATGCGTGGAAGAGCGTTGTGCGCAACGTCTCCTTCGATGTCGCTCCGGGTGAAACCGTCGCCATTGTCGGCGAGTCCGGATCCGGCAAATCCGTCACCTCGCTGTCAATCATGCGCCTGCTTAGCCCCAATTCAAGCCGGATCGAGGGTGAAGTTCTCTTGAACGGGCGCAATCTTCTGGCGCTTTCCGAGAGGGAAATGCGGGGCGTGCGTGGCAACGACATCTCGATGATCTTTCAGGAGCCGATGACGTCGCTCAATCCGATCTTCACGATCGGCCGCCAGATTTCCGAGGTCCTCATCCGGCACAAGGGCCTTTCGAAGCAGCAGGCAAGGGCAGAGACCGTCCGGCTTCTGGAAAAGGTTCGCATTCCCAACGCGGCCGGTCGCTTCGATGAATATCCGCATCAGTTTTCCGGTGGCATGCGCCAGCGCGTGATGATCGCCATGGCGCTCGCCTCGCGGCCGAAACTGCTGATCGCCGACGAACCCACAACCGCGCTCGACGTCACCATTCAGGGCCAGATTCTCGACCTGATCAAGCTGCTTCAGGAAGAGGAGGGCATGTCCGTCCTCTTCATCACCCATGACATGGGCGTGGTGGCGGAGATCGCCGACCGCACCATCGTCATGTTCCGGGGCGACGAGGTTGAGACCGGACCGACCGGGGATATATTCGAGCGCGGCAAGCATCCCTATACGCGGGCGCTGCTTTCGGCGGTGCCGAAGCTCGGCTCCATGCGCGACCGGCAATGGCCGACGCGCTTTCCGGTCCTCGACATGAAAACCGGCCTGTCGACCGAGCCGGTGGAAGTGGCCGAGACGGTTGCGAGCGGCCAGACGCCGGTCCTGTCGGTCAAGAACCTCGTGACACGTTTTCCCATCCGTTCCGGCCTGTGGGCGCGCCAGACGGGCGCGGTTCACGCCGTCGAAAACGTCTCCTTCGACCTGTTTCAGGGCGAAACGCTCGCGCTTGTCGGCGAGTCCGGTTGCGGAAAATCGACCACCGGCCGCTCGATCATGCGCCTTGTGGAGCCTTCGGGCGGCGAGGTTTCGCTCGACGGTTACGATGTCATGCGGCTTGATACGGTCGGTCTGCGCAATATGCGCAAGTCCGTGCAGATGATCTTTCAGGACCCGTTCTCGTCGCTTAATCCGCGCATGACGGTGGGGACCGCGATTTCCGAACCCTTCATCAAACACAAACTGGGCACCACGAAACAGGCAAAGGAAAAGACCGCCGATCTCCTCGAAAAGGTTGGTCTGGCTGCCGATATGGCCAGCCGTTACCCGCATGAATTCTCCGGCGGCCAGCGCCAGCGTATCGCAATCGCCCGTGCGCTTGCCCTTGATCCGAAGGTCATCGTCGCCGATGAAAGCGTGTCGGCGCTCGATGTCTCGATCAAGGCGCAGGTCTGCAACCTGTTGCTCGACCTTCAGCAGAGCCTCAATCTGGCCTTCCTGTTCATCTCCCATGACATGGCGGTGGTGGAGCGCGTCAGCCACCGGGTGGCTGTGATGTATCTCGGCGAAATTGTCGAAATCGGCCCGCGCGCGGCCGTCTTCGACAATCCGCAACATGCCTATACGAAGAAACTCATGGCGGCGGTGCCGGTGCCTGATCCGGCGCGGCGCGGGATAAGACGCGGCATATCCAATGACGAGCTGAAAAGTCCGATACGGGCAATGGGTTATGAGGTGCCTGAGCGGAACTACAGGACGGTTTCACCTGGCCATCTGGTTCAGGTGGGGTAAGGTTTGCAGCCGACGCCGATGGCCCGGGTGCCGTCGGTCTCTGCGCATTTTCTAAAAAGCACGCGTTTACATCTCCGCAATAATGACTAGGCTGGCGGCTCGTTATCAGGTCGATTGGTCTTCCGCAGGAAAGCGGCTGGAGAAATTTATGAGTTCAGCTACGCCGAAACTGGATAGTTGCGGCGCCGAGCCCATCCACATCCCCGGCGCCATCCAGGAACACGGCGCGCTTTTGGTCCTTTCCGCGCGCGATCTGGCAATTTTGCAGGCAAGCGACAATCTTGAGCGCTATCTCGACATGCCCTTGCCGGTCGGGACCGTGGCTGACAATGGTGTTTTCCCTTTCAGGGATGCCCTGTCGGCCTGGTATGCGAATGACGAGAGCAATTTCAGATATGTCTGGGCCGACAAGGCTCTGGACGTCACCGCCCATCGTTCGGGCACCCTGATCATCCTCGAATTCGAGGAAACGAGAAAGGGCGAATCGGCGGAAGCGCTGATGGGCGAGCTGACGGGTTTTGCACAATATCTGAACAGCGTGCCGTCGCTTGAGGACGCGCTTTTGCGGACAGCGCAGCTCGTGTCCTCGATCAGCGGTTACGACCGCACCCTGATCTACGATTTCGGACCGGACTGGAGCGGGCATGTCGTGGCGGAAGCGGGAAGCGGCGCCCTACCGTCTTACCTCGAGCTTCGTTTTCCGGCTGGCGACATTCCGCCTCAGGCGAGGCAGCTTTACACGATCAACCGCCTGCGCATGATCCCGGACATCGGCTACAAGCCAGTTCCGGTCAATCCACAGATCAATCCGGAGACGGGTGCGGTGCTCGATATGAGCCTGTCGCAGCTTCGCAGCGTCTCGCCGGTTCATATCGAATATATGCGCAATATGGGCACGGCGGCGTCCATGTCCGTCTCGATCATCGTCAATGGCAGGTTGTGGGGGCTTATTGCCTGCCATCATGCGGCACCGCATTCCGTCTCCAGGTCCGTGCGCGAGGCATGTGACTTTGCAGCGCAGCTGCTGTCCATGCGAATTGCAATGGAGCAGAGTTCCAAAGATGCGTCGCGCCGCGTTGAACTCGGATATGTGCAGGCCCGCCTGCTGAACGGCATGGCGTCAGCCCCGAAATGGGTGGACGGCCTTCTTGGTGGCGAGGACGAAAGGCAGGATCTGCTGAAGCAGGTCGGCGCGGATGGTGCCGCCCTTGTTCTGGACGATGAGTGCCATCTGGTGGGCCAGACGCCACCGAGGCACGAGGTCGAGGACCTTGTGCTATGGCTTGGGGAAAAGGAAATCGCTGACGTCTTCGCAACCACGAACCTTCCCGAGATCTATCCAGCCGCCGCATCTTATGCATCCGTTGCCAGCGGGCTTGTTGCAATGCGCGTTTCGGAGCTGCATGGAAGCTGGCTGATCTGGTTCCGCCCGGAGGTGGTCAAGACCGTGCGTTGGGGCGGCAACCCGCATAAGACCGTGCAGGAAAGCGGTCGCATCCATCCGCGAAAATCCTTCGAAATCCGGAAGGAGCAGGTACGCAATATCGCCGCCCCCTGGTCCGAGGCGGAACTTTCCGCCGCGCGCGAGCTTCGCAGTGCGATTATCGGCATCGTCCTGCGCAAGGCCGAAGAAATGGCGGACCTCACGCGGGAGCTGCAACGGACGAACAAGGAGCTCGAAGCCTTTT encodes the following:
- a CDS encoding ABC transporter substrate-binding protein, with translation MKKIYTLTAALLASAFLTAPAMASELRIGLNDDADVLDPAQSRTFVGRIVYTAMCDKLVDISQDMKIVPQLATEWAWSEGGKVLTMKIRDGVKFHDGETLDAAAVVATIERNMTLPESRRKSELSSVEKVEATGPLEVKFTLKTPDVTLLAQLSDRAGMIVAPKAAKELGANFGSKPVCAGPFKFVERIQQDRIVLEKFADYWDKDKIKVDKIVYLPIPDTTVKLANLRSGDLDIAERISASDAESVKNDANLTYADVIGPGYMAMYVNINNGPRADNPLGKDKRLRQAFSYAIDREAIGQIVFEGTSKAGNQSFPPTSPWFNQNLAVPPRDIDKAKQLMKEAGYETLDVELQHANNTTQTQMMQVIQSMVAEAGFNVTLKATEFATLLSEQTAGNYQLSRSDWSGRIDPDGNLHQFVTCKGGINDVKYCNPEVDKLLNEARASTEDAVRKEKYDAASVILNDDMPIIYLGHQPYAYAISKKVKGWEPSPDGMIRLLGVSKD
- a CDS encoding ABC transporter permease: MPVYIGKRLLVAIPTLLIISIFVFSLQKLLPGDPVLAMAGEERDPATIEFLREKYRLNDPVPLQYINWLGGVVTGDFGISLRTNQPVLELIGQKLPVTIQLAVMAMFFAMVIGIPIGILAAVKKNTWIDYTANIVALSGLSIPNFWLGIMLILLVSVKLGWLPASGYESIFVDPVRSIETMIMPAFVLGNALAATLMRHTRSAMVAVLSSDYIRTARAKGLSPREIILSHSFRNALLPVITLLALLFGELLAGAVLTEQIFTIPGFGKMTVDAVFTRDYAVVQGIVLCTAVGFILMNLLADIAYVLLNPRLRATI
- a CDS encoding ABC transporter permease; amino-acid sequence: MTALDQNLSVPVPRQESRAWKKMKRNKSALAGLIIVLFFTVLAVAAPILPIADPIATSWSAIRKAPSAAHWLGTDDLGRDILSRMIYGARASLMAGVVSVMIAVVIGVPFGLISGYFGGWVDMVISRITEALLAMPFLIMAIALAAFLGPSLTNAMIAIGLSAMPIFVRLTRGQVLAVKMEDYVEGARSIGLNHFDIMTRYILPNVFAPIIVQATLTVATAIIAEASLSFLGLGQQAPAPSWGSMLNTAKNFLSQAPWMTMWPGIAIFLVVIGFNLLGDGLRDALDPREA
- a CDS encoding gamma-glutamyltransferase family protein; translated protein: MTEFTTRPEILGTFGVVTSTHWIASSVGMAILEKGGNAFDAAVATGFVLQIVEPHLCGPGGDMPAVFYSKKKDKVEVICAQGPAPSGATIEHYTSEGLKLIPGDGLLATVIPGAFDGWMLMLRDYGTMSVREVLEPAIYYAEYGHPTLPRVSATIKGLAEFFEKEWPTSYETWLPGGAAPEPHALFRNPVLAETYKRIVTESEARSGRENQIEAARDAFYRGFVAEAIDTYVKTAEVMDASGTRHRGVLTAQDMADWSATIEAPQTLDYHDWTIAKTPAWGQGPVLLQSLALLKGFDLAAMDPSGPDFIHTIVEAMKLAFADREVYYGDPEFGQIPTEYLLSEGYNAGRRKLIGSEASLELRPGTVPGYEKQVDATMAMLAEMSGKGAVYEPTMSHLTEKRGDTVHIDVIDRWGNMVSTTPSGGWLQSSPIVPGLGFALNSRAQMFWLKEGLPTSLAPGKRPRTTLTPSLALHQGRPSMVFGTPGGDQQDQWQLPFFLRYAHHGKNLQAAIDMPLFHTSHFPGSFYPRTSSPGEIMVESTAGDITLQELRRRGHKVTVADAWSVGRLTAARRDADGLLRAAATPRLMQAYAVGR
- a CDS encoding ABC transporter ATP-binding protein produces the protein MKTTPVLSVRNLTISFLVDDAWKSVVRNVSFDVAPGETVAIVGESGSGKSVTSLSIMRLLSPNSSRIEGEVLLNGRNLLALSEREMRGVRGNDISMIFQEPMTSLNPIFTIGRQISEVLIRHKGLSKQQARAETVRLLEKVRIPNAAGRFDEYPHQFSGGMRQRVMIAMALASRPKLLIADEPTTALDVTIQGQILDLIKLLQEEEGMSVLFITHDMGVVAEIADRTIVMFRGDEVETGPTGDIFERGKHPYTRALLSAVPKLGSMRDRQWPTRFPVLDMKTGLSTEPVEVAETVASGQTPVLSVKNLVTRFPIRSGLWARQTGAVHAVENVSFDLFQGETLALVGESGCGKSTTGRSIMRLVEPSGGEVSLDGYDVMRLDTVGLRNMRKSVQMIFQDPFSSLNPRMTVGTAISEPFIKHKLGTTKQAKEKTADLLEKVGLAADMASRYPHEFSGGQRQRIAIARALALDPKVIVADESVSALDVSIKAQVCNLLLDLQQSLNLAFLFISHDMAVVERVSHRVAVMYLGEIVEIGPRAAVFDNPQHAYTKKLMAAVPVPDPARRGIRRGISNDELKSPIRAMGYEVPERNYRTVSPGHLVQVG
- a CDS encoding ATP-binding protein, with the translated sequence MSSATPKLDSCGAEPIHIPGAIQEHGALLVLSARDLAILQASDNLERYLDMPLPVGTVADNGVFPFRDALSAWYANDESNFRYVWADKALDVTAHRSGTLIILEFEETRKGESAEALMGELTGFAQYLNSVPSLEDALLRTAQLVSSISGYDRTLIYDFGPDWSGHVVAEAGSGALPSYLELRFPAGDIPPQARQLYTINRLRMIPDIGYKPVPVNPQINPETGAVLDMSLSQLRSVSPVHIEYMRNMGTAASMSVSIIVNGRLWGLIACHHAAPHSVSRSVREACDFAAQLLSMRIAMEQSSKDASRRVELGYVQARLLNGMASAPKWVDGLLGGEDERQDLLKQVGADGAALVLDDECHLVGQTPPRHEVEDLVLWLGEKEIADVFATTNLPEIYPAAASYASVASGLVAMRVSELHGSWLIWFRPEVVKTVRWGGNPHKTVQESGRIHPRKSFEIRKEQVRNIAAPWSEAELSAARELRSAIIGIVLRKAEEMADLTRELQRTNKELEAFSYSVSHDLRAPFRHIVGFAQLLRERSSAMDDKSLHYLQMISEAALGAGKLVDDLLNFSQLGRAQISMKPVDMKKLVSEVRRSVLSTIADRKVEWHVGDLPVTLGDPTLLRQVWYNLIDNAIKYSRQEPVSIITISAIATDDDVTYSVQDNGVGFDMAYYNKLFGVFQRLQRVEDFEGTGIGLALVRRIVERHRGSVSAAGTVGEGASFSFTLPVMKIEEEEIA